The DNA region CTTCCGCCGCGGCGATACCGACTACCGCGTCGCCATGCTTCCCCTGGGCGGCTACGTGAAGATGGCGGGAGAAAACCCCATGGAGGAGCGCAAGGGCGATCCCCATGAGTTCCTCTCCAAGCCGCGCTGGCAGCGCTTCCTGGTCGCGGTGGCCGGCCCCGCCATGAACGTACTCCTGGCGATCGTGATCATGACCGGCGTGTACATGGTCCACTTCGAGACTGCCGAGTTCCTGACCAGGCCGGCGGTGGTGGGCTGGGTGGAGCAGGACAGCTCCGCCGCCAAGGCCGGCATCCAGCCCGGCGACCGCATCGTCCGCATCGATGGCGTGGACCAGCCCACCTGGGACGACGTCTTCCTGCACGTTGTGATCAACCCCAGCCAGTCCCTGCCCGTCACCGTGCAGCGCGGCCAGCAAACCATCGCTACCAACGTGACCCCGGAAACCGTGGGGGTGGAGCGCATGGGCGGCAACGTGGGCTGGGCCGCGGACCGGCCCCTCCTGGTGGCGGACGTGGATCCCGGCATGCCGGGAGCCAAAGCAGGCCTGCAGGCGGGCGATGAGATCGCCAGCCTCAACGGCACCCGCATGTGCTGCGTCGAGCAATTGCTCGACTATCTCGCTCAGAACAAGGACAAGCCGGTGCGCGTGGGCATCCTGCGCGCGGGCAAGCTTCTGGAGTTGACCGCCACCCCGGTGCTCAACACTATCAACGGCGATACCCGCTACCGCCTGGGCTTCGCCCCGGGCGACCGCATGATCGTGGAAAAGCTGCCCTTCCTGGCCGCCTTTGGGCAGTCCGTGGAGGTGAACAAGAGCTTTTCCTTCCTGTTCATCGAGGTGGTCAAAAAGGTGGTGGAGCGCAAGGTCTCGGTGAAGCAGTTCGAAGGCCCCATCGGAATCGGGCGGGCGGTGGGCGCGGCCGCGCAGCAGCCCGGCTGGCTGCCCCTGCTCTCCCTGACCGCCGCCATCAGCCTGCAACTGGGCATCCTCAACCTGCTGCCCATCCCCATCCTGGACGGGGGCATGATCCTGCTGCTCTTGATCGAGGGCACCATCCGCCGCGACATCAGCATGCGCATCAAGGAGCGCATCTACCAGGTGGCCTTTGTCTTCCTGGTGATGTTCGTGGGACTGGTCATCTACAACGACCTGGTCAAGGCGGTGCCCGGGCTGGCTAAGTACCTGCCCTGACGTCACAATCCCGCGTGATAAACTGATTTTTCCGTATGGCGAAGATCGAGCGCAGGAAGACGGTCACCGCCCTGGTGGGTGGGGTGCGGGTGGGCTCCGACGCCCCGGTGGTGGTGCAGTCCATGACCAACACCGACACCGCCGACGTCCCCGGCACGGTGGCGCAGGTAGCGGCGCTGGCGCGCGCCGGCTCCGAATTGGTGCGGGTCACGGTGAATAACGACGCGGCCGCCGCCGCGGTGGCTCCCATCGTGGAAGCTTTGGACCGCCAGGGCGTGCGCGTGCCTATCATCGGGGACTTCCACTACAACGGCCACATCCTGCTCAAGAAATACCCTGAGTGCGCGCGCGCGCTGGCCAAGTACCGCATCAATCCCGGCAACGTCAGCGTAGGGCGCAAGGACGACGACAACTTCCGCGCCATGATAGAGGTTGCGGTCGAGAACCAGAAGCCGGTGCGCATCGGCGTGAACT from Terriglobales bacterium includes:
- the rseP gene encoding RIP metalloprotease RseP translates to MSVLISVVAFAVVLGVMIVAHEFGHFAVAKLCGVRVEVFSIGFGKRLFGFRRGDTDYRVAMLPLGGYVKMAGENPMEERKGDPHEFLSKPRWQRFLVAVAGPAMNVLLAIVIMTGVYMVHFETAEFLTRPAVVGWVEQDSSAAKAGIQPGDRIVRIDGVDQPTWDDVFLHVVINPSQSLPVTVQRGQQTIATNVTPETVGVERMGGNVGWAADRPLLVADVDPGMPGAKAGLQAGDEIASLNGTRMCCVEQLLDYLAQNKDKPVRVGILRAGKLLELTATPVLNTINGDTRYRLGFAPGDRMIVEKLPFLAAFGQSVEVNKSFSFLFIEVVKKVVERKVSVKQFEGPIGIGRAVGAAAQQPGWLPLLSLTAAISLQLGILNLLPIPILDGGMILLLLIEGTIRRDISMRIKERIYQVAFVFLVMFVGLVIYNDLVKAVPGLAKYLP
- a CDS encoding flavodoxin-dependent (E)-4-hydroxy-3-methylbut-2-enyl-diphosphate synthase, which codes for MAKIERRKTVTALVGGVRVGSDAPVVVQSMTNTDTADVPGTVAQVAALARAGSELVRVTVNNDAAAAAVAPIVEALDRQGVRVPIIGDFHYNGHILLKKYPECARALAKYRINPGNVSVGRKDDDNFRAMIEVAVENQKPVRIGVN